A region of Pyxidicoccus parkwaysis DNA encodes the following proteins:
- a CDS encoding tetratricopeptide repeat protein has translation MEEPLKQLLTLGRGYFEKKQYAQAEQYLAKIVEQNPTFADVFNMLGIIYHDQGQFARAQRAFESALKLNPAYTEAALNLAVIYNDMGKYAEAKEVYQAALSQQKSGPGELDPYVEKKIANMYGEIGDVYASSGAWAKAIEEYRRALGLCPQFVDIRLKLGNALRDAGDNEAAIVEYEQVIAQNPSFIPGRIQYGVALYSAGRRAEAVRVWEDVLARSPDNKSAQMYLNLVKDPGTPEQAG, from the coding sequence ATGGAAGAGCCCCTCAAGCAGCTACTGACCCTCGGGCGCGGCTACTTCGAGAAGAAGCAGTACGCGCAGGCCGAGCAATACCTCGCGAAGATTGTCGAGCAGAATCCGACCTTCGCGGACGTATTCAACATGCTCGGCATCATCTACCACGACCAGGGCCAGTTCGCCCGGGCGCAGCGAGCCTTCGAGTCCGCGCTGAAGCTCAACCCCGCGTATACCGAGGCGGCCCTGAACCTGGCCGTCATCTACAACGACATGGGGAAGTACGCCGAGGCGAAGGAGGTCTACCAGGCCGCCCTCTCCCAGCAGAAGAGCGGACCTGGCGAGCTGGACCCCTACGTCGAGAAGAAGATCGCCAACATGTACGGCGAGATTGGAGACGTCTACGCCTCCAGCGGCGCGTGGGCGAAGGCCATCGAAGAGTACCGGAGAGCGCTCGGGCTTTGCCCCCAGTTCGTGGACATCCGCCTCAAGCTGGGCAATGCCCTGCGTGACGCGGGAGACAACGAGGCGGCCATCGTCGAGTACGAGCAGGTCATCGCGCAGAACCCATCTTTCATCCCAGGCCGTATCCAGTACGGCGTGGCGCTGTACTCGGCCGGGCGTCGGGCAGAGGCGGTGCGGGTCTGGGAGGACGTGCTGGCGCGCAGCCCTGATAACAAGAGCGCGCAGATGTACCTCAACCTGGTGAAGGACCCGGGCACGCCGGAGCAGGCAGGTTGA